One Myxococcaceae bacterium JPH2 DNA window includes the following coding sequences:
- a CDS encoding alpha/beta hydrolase: protein MKHKAPSTVTVQGPAGRLVATVEGEGGIPVLFVHDLAADRTHWAEAQHGMETRTAALDLRGLGESAGGHGPFGIEAAVEDIAAFADAQLPMKFVLVGHGFGGAVAGAFAAYYPERLAGLLYVDAVGDFRATPADEVAAFLGHFTVEHFSAFREQWLLPLLVNAKDSTRTRVLGAMRTSRREAIAGNLESLFHHDPGEAFASFTGPTHALAATSTPDTLVAQRPELVRSLAPHASHWLMLDAPKWFHDELTRFLGECRHAL from the coding sequence ATGAAACACAAAGCGCCGTCGACGGTGACCGTCCAGGGACCCGCGGGACGCCTGGTGGCGACCGTGGAGGGTGAGGGCGGCATCCCCGTCCTCTTCGTGCATGACCTCGCCGCGGACCGCACGCACTGGGCCGAGGCGCAGCACGGGATGGAGACGCGCACCGCCGCGCTCGACCTGCGCGGCCTGGGCGAGAGCGCGGGAGGCCACGGCCCCTTCGGCATCGAGGCTGCGGTCGAGGACATCGCCGCCTTCGCGGACGCGCAGCTCCCCATGAAGTTCGTCCTCGTGGGGCACGGCTTCGGGGGCGCGGTGGCCGGTGCCTTCGCGGCCTACTACCCCGAGCGGCTCGCGGGCCTGCTCTACGTCGACGCGGTGGGAGACTTCCGCGCCACGCCCGCCGACGAGGTCGCGGCCTTCCTCGGTCACTTCACCGTCGAGCACTTCAGCGCGTTCCGTGAGCAGTGGCTGCTGCCCTTGTTGGTGAACGCGAAGGACTCCACGCGCACGCGCGTGTTGGGCGCCATGCGCACGTCACGCCGCGAAGCCATCGCGGGCAACCTCGAGTCCCTCTTCCACCATGACCCGGGCGAGGCCTTCGCGAGCTTCACGGGGCCCACCCACGCGCTGGCCGCCACGTCCACGCCCGACACCCTCGTGGCCCAGCGCCCCGAGCTGGTGCGCTCGCTGGCGCCGCACGCGAGCCATTGGCTCATGTTGGATGCCCCCAAGTGGTTCCATGACGAACTCACGCGCTTCCTGGGAGAGTGCCGCCACGCGCTGTGA
- a CDS encoding SDR family NAD(P)-dependent oxidoreductase, whose amino-acid sequence MIVLVTGATAGFGLAIVRRFVKDGARVIATGRRTDRLEALRAELGPQVLPVTMDVRDREAVERAVQSLPADFAEVDVLVNNAGLALGLEPAQAARPENWDVMVDTNVKGLLYCTHAVLGGMVARNRGHIVNMGSIASEFPYPGGNVYGGTKAFVRQFSLNLRADLHGTAVRVTDIEPGLVGGTEFSQVRFEGDAARAAAPYANTQPLTPEDIADAVHWVATRPAHVNVNVLSVMPVVQSFGPLPIKRGP is encoded by the coding sequence ATGATTGTCTTGGTAACGGGTGCCACCGCGGGCTTTGGTCTGGCCATTGTCCGGCGCTTCGTGAAGGACGGGGCTCGCGTCATCGCCACGGGCCGCCGCACGGACCGCCTGGAAGCACTGCGCGCGGAGCTGGGCCCGCAGGTGCTGCCCGTGACGATGGACGTGCGCGACCGCGAGGCGGTGGAGCGCGCCGTGCAATCGCTGCCGGCGGACTTCGCCGAGGTGGATGTCCTGGTGAACAACGCCGGGCTCGCGCTGGGATTGGAGCCCGCGCAGGCCGCGCGTCCGGAGAACTGGGACGTGATGGTGGACACCAACGTGAAGGGGCTCCTGTACTGCACGCACGCGGTCCTGGGCGGCATGGTGGCGCGCAACCGGGGCCACATCGTCAACATGGGCTCCATCGCCTCCGAGTTCCCCTATCCGGGCGGCAATGTGTACGGCGGCACCAAGGCCTTCGTGCGCCAGTTCAGCCTCAACCTGCGCGCGGACCTGCATGGCACCGCGGTGCGCGTCACCGACATCGAGCCGGGGCTGGTGGGCGGCACCGAGTTCTCCCAGGTGCGCTTCGAGGGCGACGCCGCGCGCGCCGCCGCGCCCTACGCCAACACGCAGCCGCTGACGCCCGAGGACATCGCGGACGCGGTGCACTGGGTGGCCACGCGCCCCGCGCACGTCAACGTCAACGTGCTGTCGGTGATGCCGGTGGTGCAGTCGTTCGGGCCGCTGCCGATCAAGCGCGGCCCCTGA
- a CDS encoding PqqD family protein: MNLPPAAPGVIVQQQDDAYFLMDTEGGEVFRVNETAARIFGLCQSGVSLDAAVQTLASSLNAAGQEADIRADVRRTVEQFQELGLCEPHPAP, translated from the coding sequence TTGAACCTGCCTCCCGCGGCGCCCGGCGTCATCGTGCAGCAACAAGATGATGCCTATTTCTTGATGGATACCGAAGGTGGCGAGGTCTTCCGCGTCAACGAGACGGCGGCCCGCATCTTCGGGCTGTGCCAGAGCGGCGTCTCACTGGATGCCGCGGTGCAAACGCTTGCGAGCAGCCTGAACGCCGCGGGCCAGGAGGCGGACATCCGCGCGGACGTGCGGAGGACCGTCGAGCAGTTCCAGGAGCTGGGGCTGTGCGAGCCCCATCCCGCCCCCTGA
- the mgtE gene encoding magnesium transporter, with amino-acid sequence MVESPQSQNALSIEELHEAWPVLSPDERIEGFRLLPPAVADDFFLDLSARDQADLILSLPPGERRTWVRLLPPDDLADLVQAVEPEQAEAILSQLDDMSRREVNVLLAYAEDDAGGLMNPRFARVRPEMSIDEAIGYLRKQAREKVETVYYAYALDAEQHVVGVLSLRQLFQAAPDKKVADVMQRDVRVVAENTDQEAVSRLITEHGLMALPVVDEHNRMKGIVTVDDIVDVVQEEATEDIQKVGGMEALDAPYFEVGFFAMLRKRAGWLMVLFLGEMLTATAMGYFEHEIARAVVLSLFIPLIISSGGNSGSQATTLIIRSLALSEMRLKDWWRVARRELGTGLALGTILGLVGLTRVMVWQTLFNSYGQHALLVALTVGASLVGVVMFGTLSGSMLPFILRRVGFDPASASAPFVATLVDVTGLIIYFTVASLILRGTLL; translated from the coding sequence ATGGTGGAGAGCCCCCAGAGCCAGAACGCGTTGTCCATCGAAGAGCTCCACGAGGCCTGGCCGGTGCTGTCTCCCGACGAGCGCATCGAGGGCTTCCGACTGCTGCCCCCCGCGGTGGCGGACGACTTCTTCCTCGACCTGTCTGCCCGGGACCAGGCGGACCTCATCCTCAGCCTGCCGCCGGGCGAGCGCCGCACCTGGGTGCGCTTGCTGCCGCCGGACGACCTGGCGGACCTGGTGCAGGCCGTGGAGCCCGAGCAGGCGGAGGCCATCCTCTCGCAGCTCGACGACATGAGCCGCCGCGAGGTGAACGTCCTCCTGGCCTACGCCGAGGATGACGCCGGTGGCTTGATGAACCCGCGCTTCGCCCGGGTCCGTCCGGAGATGTCCATCGACGAGGCCATCGGCTATCTGCGCAAGCAGGCGCGCGAGAAGGTGGAGACGGTCTATTACGCCTACGCGCTCGACGCCGAGCAGCACGTGGTGGGCGTGTTGTCCTTGCGCCAGCTCTTCCAGGCCGCCCCGGACAAGAAGGTGGCGGACGTCATGCAGCGCGACGTGCGCGTGGTGGCGGAGAACACCGACCAGGAAGCGGTGAGCCGGCTCATCACCGAGCACGGCTTGATGGCGCTCCCGGTGGTGGACGAGCACAACCGGATGAAGGGCATCGTCACGGTGGATGACATCGTCGACGTGGTCCAGGAAGAGGCCACCGAGGACATCCAGAAGGTCGGAGGCATGGAGGCGCTCGACGCGCCCTACTTCGAGGTGGGCTTCTTCGCCATGCTGCGCAAGCGCGCCGGCTGGCTGATGGTGCTCTTCCTCGGCGAGATGCTCACCGCCACGGCGATGGGCTACTTCGAGCACGAGATTGCCCGCGCCGTGGTGCTGAGCTTGTTCATTCCGCTCATCATCAGCTCGGGCGGCAACTCGGGCAGCCAGGCCACCACGCTCATCATCCGCTCGCTGGCGCTGTCGGAGATGCGCTTGAAGGACTGGTGGCGCGTGGCGCGGCGCGAGCTGGGCACGGGCCTGGCGCTGGGCACCATCCTGGGCCTCGTCGGCCTCACGCGCGTCATGGTGTGGCAGACGCTGTTCAACAGCTACGGCCAGCACGCGCTGCTCGTGGCGCTCACCGTGGGCGCCTCGCTGGTGGGCGTGGTGATGTTCGGCACGCTGTCCGGCTCCATGCTGCCGTTCATCCTGCGCCGCGTGGGCTTCGACCCCGCGAGCGCGTCCGCGCCCTTCGTGGCCACGCTGGTGGACGTCACCGGCCTCATCATCTACTTCACCGTCGCGAGCCTCATCCTCCGCGGCACCTTGTTGTAG
- the gloA gene encoding lactoylglutathione lyase, with the protein MRILHTMLRVGDLEKSLDFYTRVIGMKLLRREEFPDGKFTLAFVGFGPESTHPALELTYNWGTSRYELGTAYGHVALGVSDIHATVKAIRDAGGKVVREPGPMKHGTTVIAFVEDPDGYRVELIQQGA; encoded by the coding sequence ATGCGAATCCTGCACACCATGCTCCGCGTCGGCGACCTCGAGAAGTCGCTGGATTTCTATACCCGTGTCATCGGGATGAAGCTCCTGCGCCGCGAGGAGTTCCCCGACGGCAAGTTCACCCTGGCGTTCGTGGGCTTCGGCCCCGAGTCCACCCACCCCGCGCTGGAGCTGACCTACAACTGGGGCACCTCCCGCTACGAGCTGGGCACCGCGTATGGCCATGTGGCCCTGGGCGTCAGTGACATCCATGCCACGGTCAAAGCCATCCGAGACGCGGGGGGCAAGGTGGTGCGCGAGCCGGGGCCCATGAAACATGGCACCACCGTCATCGCCTTCGTGGAGGACCCGGACGGCTACCGGGTGGAACTCATCCAGCAAGGCGCCTGA
- a CDS encoding tetratricopeptide repeat protein: MQRAHDAVFEKRPDEALVEYRKAFDMLRRDDSPEALVLRARALKGAADVYWLEQRKVKEAVGVYKELVQQCPESPEALEARIILAELLRAHYRDLRGAIDQLTAALQRNPPQGAELQYQVAKLYFELQDYPQCELEARKLTERFAASAFVDDALFLEAQALSMVEGKRQEASRTFADLRSRFPDSELAPYALYEMGKLRADSNEYEKAIELWVETLKTHPDPAMVQDSIARARRRLANTTPDGLGKEAAFDRSKVARTSLEAMGGSAEEASREHGD; this comes from the coding sequence ATGCAGCGCGCCCACGACGCCGTCTTCGAGAAGCGACCGGACGAGGCCCTGGTGGAGTACCGCAAGGCCTTCGACATGCTCCGCCGCGACGACTCGCCGGAGGCCCTGGTGCTGCGCGCCCGCGCGCTCAAGGGCGCCGCCGACGTGTACTGGCTGGAGCAGCGCAAGGTGAAGGAGGCGGTGGGCGTCTACAAGGAGCTGGTGCAGCAGTGCCCGGAGTCTCCCGAGGCGCTCGAGGCCCGCATCATCCTGGCCGAGCTCTTGCGCGCGCACTACCGCGACCTGCGCGGTGCCATTGATCAACTCACCGCCGCGCTCCAGCGCAACCCACCCCAGGGCGCGGAGCTGCAGTACCAGGTGGCCAAGCTCTACTTCGAGCTGCAGGACTATCCGCAGTGCGAGCTGGAGGCGCGCAAGCTGACGGAGCGCTTCGCCGCGAGCGCCTTCGTGGACGACGCGCTCTTCCTGGAGGCGCAGGCGCTGTCCATGGTGGAGGGCAAGCGCCAGGAGGCGTCGCGCACGTTCGCGGACCTGCGCAGCCGCTTCCCGGACTCCGAGCTGGCGCCCTATGCCCTGTATGAGATGGGCAAGCTGCGCGCGGACTCCAACGAGTACGAGAAGGCCATCGAGCTGTGGGTGGAGACGCTGAAGACGCATCCCGACCCGGCCATGGTGCAGGACTCCATCGCCCGGGCGCGGCGGCGGCTCGCCAACACCACGCCGGACGGTCTGGGGAAGGAAGCCGCCTTTGATCGCTCCAAGGTCGCGCGCACCTCGCTGGAGGCCATGGGTGGCTCCGCTGAGGAAGCGTCTCGCGAGCACGGCGATTAG
- a CDS encoding serine/threonine protein kinase, which yields MARPVEPEPLTGPVRFGPYTLVRRIGAGGMGEVFLAREEALGRAVVVKKVLPGLVANRQFVGRFRDEARVVVRLAHPNIARVYAMGEAEGQLYLAMEYVQGKTLSRLAYRLRQRGRMMPLGALLHLGQRLCEGLAYAHDALDETGHPLHLVHRDLSPANVCLSYAGEVKIIDFGAAQSTLKEQQTSPRVVIGNLTYMAPEQARKRFVDRRADVYAAGALLWELFAWKPLPQRGDPAERWRRAAYPQWESAGRYRPGLPRSVDVFLLRALAAEPSERFPDAAAMGAALGELKAKLAPGIGDADLARLMGDAFPREKQLETKVLAELLREDSTQSRTQQEFPAVHAPPTALAFEHSGLEAPEEFLAPADESARSAAKARLASDDDAEVTQTAVAPRLPGTSGAGRDASAMRGGGVDAQGAPARSGASGDAHGHPPMRGPGSDAPIASGAHGAGGDTHGSVGDATEALAASQILGAIARTASASMRPRVTPGPRETQVGFGVDISQTLESSAVEVAQRLALVRAISGEDAPTPAEPFRARPVWHWVALFAAACALGFGGVWLLGWLFRA from the coding sequence TTGGCGAGGCCCGTTGAGCCAGAGCCCCTGACGGGGCCCGTCCGCTTCGGCCCCTACACCCTCGTGCGCCGCATTGGCGCCGGGGGGATGGGGGAGGTCTTCCTCGCGCGCGAGGAGGCGTTGGGCCGGGCCGTCGTGGTGAAGAAGGTCCTGCCGGGCTTGGTGGCGAACCGGCAGTTCGTGGGGCGCTTCCGCGACGAAGCGCGCGTGGTGGTGCGGCTGGCGCATCCCAACATCGCCCGGGTGTACGCCATGGGCGAGGCCGAGGGGCAGCTCTACCTCGCCATGGAGTACGTGCAGGGCAAGACGCTCAGCCGGCTGGCGTATCGCCTGCGTCAGCGCGGGCGGATGATGCCGCTGGGCGCGCTGCTGCACCTGGGCCAGCGATTGTGCGAGGGATTGGCGTATGCGCACGACGCGCTGGATGAGACAGGCCATCCGTTGCACCTGGTGCACCGGGACCTGTCTCCCGCCAATGTCTGTCTGAGTTATGCGGGCGAGGTGAAGATCATCGACTTCGGCGCGGCGCAGTCCACGCTGAAGGAGCAGCAGACCTCTCCGCGCGTGGTGATTGGCAATCTCACGTACATGGCGCCCGAGCAGGCGCGAAAGCGCTTCGTGGACCGTCGCGCGGATGTCTATGCCGCGGGCGCGCTGCTCTGGGAGCTGTTCGCGTGGAAGCCGCTGCCGCAGCGCGGAGACCCCGCGGAGCGCTGGCGCCGCGCGGCCTATCCGCAGTGGGAATCGGCGGGGCGCTATCGGCCGGGGCTGCCGCGCAGCGTGGACGTGTTCCTGCTGCGCGCGCTGGCCGCCGAGCCCTCCGAGCGCTTTCCCGACGCGGCGGCCATGGGCGCGGCGCTGGGCGAGCTGAAGGCGAAGCTCGCCCCGGGCATCGGGGACGCGGACCTGGCTCGGCTGATGGGTGACGCGTTCCCGCGTGAGAAGCAATTGGAGACGAAGGTGCTCGCGGAGTTGTTGCGCGAGGACTCGACGCAATCGCGCACGCAGCAGGAGTTCCCCGCCGTGCACGCGCCGCCCACGGCGCTCGCGTTCGAGCACTCGGGCCTGGAGGCTCCCGAGGAGTTCCTGGCCCCCGCGGACGAGTCCGCCCGGTCCGCCGCGAAGGCCCGCCTCGCCTCGGACGATGACGCGGAGGTGACGCAGACCGCGGTGGCGCCACGTCTGCCCGGAACGAGCGGCGCTGGCCGCGATGCTTCGGCCATGCGCGGCGGTGGAGTCGACGCGCAGGGTGCTCCGGCCAGGAGCGGAGCCTCGGGCGATGCGCACGGTCATCCGCCGATGCGCGGACCCGGCAGCGACGCACCCATTGCTTCCGGGGCCCATGGGGCCGGAGGCGACACGCACGGTTCCGTGGGCGATGCGACCGAGGCCCTGGCGGCCTCACAGATTCTCGGGGCCATCGCGCGCACCGCGAGCGCTTCTATGCGGCCTCGTGTCACGCCGGGCCCGCGAGAGACCCAGGTGGGCTTCGGCGTGGACATCTCCCAGACGTTGGAGTCGTCCGCGGTGGAGGTGGCTCAACGCCTCGCGCTCGTCCGCGCCATCTCGGGCGAGGATGCGCCCACTCCCGCCGAGCCATTCCGCGCGCGGCCTGTCTGGCATTGGGTCGCGCTGTTCGCCGCCGCCTGCGCGCTGGGCTTCGGCGGGGTGTGGCTGCTCGGCTGGCTCTTCCGCGCGTAA
- the hemL gene encoding glutamate-1-semialdehyde 2,1-aminomutase encodes MNHAQSQALFTRAQVRIPGGVNSPVRAFRGVGGDPVFFREGAGAWLTDVDGNRYVDLVGSWGPLILGHAYPPIVEALIAAAKRGTSYGAPHPDEVEFAELLCATMPAVEKVRLVSSGTEATVAAIRVARGFTGRDYILKFEGCFHGAGDPFLVKAGSGVETLGLPDSPGVPSALAKLTLTAPFNDLDAVERLFAEKGSEIACAIIEPVVGNMGVLIPKPGYLQGLQALCRKHGVLLVLDEVMTGFRLARGGAQELYGLSPDLTTMAKVVGGGMPLGAYGGRRDIMSKVAPEGPVYQSGTLSGNPVAVAAGMACVKALAAPGIYARLEQVSRALEEGFVAEAKAAGVPVTVNRVGSMLTVFFTGEPVFDYASAKKADTARFGRFFHAMLNEGVYLPPSQFEAAFVSLAIGEPEVAHVLAAARKAFRALGEAR; translated from the coding sequence ATGAACCACGCTCAGAGCCAGGCCTTGTTCACCCGCGCGCAGGTGCGCATTCCGGGTGGCGTGAACTCACCGGTGCGCGCCTTCCGTGGCGTGGGAGGTGACCCCGTCTTCTTCCGGGAGGGCGCGGGCGCGTGGCTCACGGACGTGGACGGCAACCGCTACGTCGACCTGGTGGGGAGCTGGGGGCCGCTCATCCTCGGCCATGCCTACCCGCCCATCGTGGAGGCCCTCATCGCGGCGGCCAAGCGGGGCACCTCGTATGGCGCACCCCACCCGGACGAGGTGGAGTTCGCCGAGCTGCTCTGCGCCACCATGCCCGCGGTGGAGAAGGTGCGGCTGGTCTCCAGCGGCACCGAGGCCACCGTGGCGGCCATCCGCGTGGCGCGCGGCTTCACGGGCCGGGACTACATCCTCAAGTTCGAGGGCTGCTTCCACGGCGCGGGTGACCCGTTCCTGGTGAAGGCGGGCAGCGGCGTGGAGACGCTGGGCCTGCCGGACTCGCCGGGCGTGCCCTCGGCGCTGGCGAAGCTGACGCTCACCGCGCCGTTCAACGACCTGGACGCGGTGGAGCGCCTCTTCGCGGAGAAGGGGAGTGAGATTGCCTGCGCCATCATCGAGCCGGTGGTGGGCAACATGGGCGTGCTGATTCCCAAGCCGGGCTACCTCCAGGGGCTCCAGGCGCTCTGCCGCAAGCACGGCGTGCTGCTGGTGCTGGATGAGGTGATGACGGGCTTCCGGCTGGCGCGCGGCGGCGCGCAGGAGCTGTATGGCCTGTCGCCGGACCTGACCACGATGGCCAAGGTGGTGGGCGGCGGCATGCCGCTGGGCGCGTACGGCGGCCGGCGCGACATCATGTCGAAGGTGGCGCCCGAGGGGCCGGTGTACCAGTCCGGCACGCTGTCCGGGAACCCGGTGGCGGTGGCCGCGGGCATGGCGTGCGTGAAGGCGCTGGCGGCGCCGGGCATCTACGCGCGGCTGGAGCAGGTGAGCCGGGCGCTGGAGGAGGGCTTCGTGGCCGAGGCGAAGGCGGCGGGCGTGCCCGTCACCGTGAACCGCGTGGGCAGCATGCTGACCGTCTTCTTCACGGGCGAGCCGGTGTTCGACTACGCGTCCGCGAAGAAGGCAGACACGGCCCGCTTCGGGCGCTTCTTCCACGCGATGCTCAACGAGGGAGTGTACCTGCCGCCCAGCCAGTTCGAGGCGGCGTTCGTGTCACTGGCCATCGGCGAGCCGGAGGTGGCGCACGTCCTCGCCGCGGCCCGCAAGGCGTTCCGCGCGCTTGGCGAGGCCCGTTGA
- a CDS encoding GAF domain-containing protein has translation MPLGVAVLRDCQVVYVNASLLDLLGRDQGEVVGCPALSFLSRPDASDVRKWHGSGATKRPLEAWLRTPRGEVRVELSAVEHGDAWLVHVRDITARARRRELLEQLAELGAELPTRRDEAQVLGRMFEGLEAMSLAFAWVVPGQEGPLLERGFAPGSPEPLSARRGTWTPGLEQAWSEGCAYVEDATREAARFLGADAEALRAAPLPGVIARVDLEGAPRALLAVAAMGLREEDRAPVRRFATQVSAALDAALTITRLSARNTALAALNRLASAAASAPHPRAFFGPGTAEIAGLLGCDAVTLLMPEEGRLEAPEYLELIHAYGFAREVVARHPRTPVAGTVNGVVFLSGEARVVDTEDCPPPTREALIQQGFQTLAAVPVRVRSRVVGTLGVLFRVRRRLTALELETLQAMGSHFAAALESHRLLEEVRGRAEDLALMHEVGKALAATLEPAALLSTGVTSLARIVDTPDAYVMLPDASGERLIVRAATGGHPAMVGQSIPVEPPPHSFTAEVFRTRQPLRVEDAREDRRGHEELLRISEGLAFLVLPLAVHERMVGVAMVVETRRTRRFTAAEVERAGAIASQLSLALEGARLVEDLKKSYAELARAQAQLVHRERLAALGELSAVVAHEVRNPLGAIFNSVATIRRIVGPESPASPLVDIVGEEADRLNRIVADLLTFARPPSPHPYPVSVSQLLEESVRGALSDQGAPRDLAVRVEWNVATDVPPVTVDERLMRQAFLNLALNAVQAMPHGGTLSVSASRAFLDRDGVQVDFTDTGGGIPVDVRPRIFEPFFTTKAQGTGLGLAVVKRIVESHLGQLSLVSTGADGTTFRLFLPVDAPAPG, from the coding sequence ATGCCCCTGGGCGTGGCGGTCCTGAGGGACTGCCAGGTCGTCTACGTCAATGCGTCATTGCTCGACCTCTTGGGTCGAGACCAGGGCGAAGTGGTGGGGTGTCCAGCACTCTCGTTCTTGAGCAGACCCGACGCGTCGGACGTCCGGAAGTGGCACGGGTCCGGAGCGACGAAAAGGCCCCTGGAAGCGTGGCTGCGCACCCCTCGCGGCGAGGTGCGGGTGGAGCTGTCCGCCGTGGAGCACGGCGACGCGTGGCTCGTGCACGTGCGCGACATCACCGCGCGTGCCCGCCGGCGCGAGCTGCTGGAGCAGTTGGCGGAGCTGGGCGCGGAGCTGCCCACGCGACGAGACGAGGCCCAGGTGCTGGGGCGCATGTTCGAGGGACTGGAGGCCATGTCCCTGGCGTTCGCGTGGGTCGTCCCGGGACAGGAGGGCCCGCTGCTGGAGCGCGGCTTCGCGCCGGGGAGTCCCGAGCCGCTGTCCGCCCGGCGGGGCACGTGGACTCCTGGGCTCGAGCAGGCGTGGAGCGAGGGCTGCGCCTACGTGGAGGACGCCACGCGGGAGGCAGCGCGGTTCCTCGGCGCGGATGCGGAGGCGCTCCGCGCGGCGCCGCTCCCCGGCGTGATAGCGCGCGTGGATCTGGAGGGTGCCCCCCGGGCGCTGCTGGCCGTGGCGGCGATGGGGCTGCGTGAGGAGGACCGCGCGCCGGTGCGGCGCTTCGCCACGCAGGTCTCCGCCGCGCTCGATGCGGCGCTCACCATCACGCGTCTCAGCGCGCGCAATACGGCCTTGGCGGCGCTCAACCGGCTGGCCTCGGCGGCGGCGTCCGCGCCCCATCCGCGCGCGTTCTTCGGGCCCGGCACGGCGGAGATCGCCGGCCTTTTGGGCTGCGACGCGGTGACGCTGCTCATGCCGGAAGAAGGGCGGCTGGAGGCCCCCGAGTATCTGGAACTCATCCACGCGTATGGCTTCGCGCGGGAGGTGGTGGCTCGGCATCCGCGCACGCCGGTGGCGGGCACGGTGAACGGCGTGGTGTTCCTCTCCGGTGAGGCGCGGGTGGTGGACACGGAGGACTGCCCTCCGCCCACGCGCGAGGCGTTGATTCAGCAAGGCTTCCAGACGTTGGCGGCGGTGCCCGTGCGCGTGCGCTCGCGAGTGGTGGGCACCTTGGGCGTGCTCTTCCGCGTTCGTCGGCGGCTCACCGCGCTGGAGCTGGAGACGCTCCAGGCCATGGGCAGTCACTTCGCGGCGGCGCTGGAGTCACACCGGCTGCTGGAAGAGGTGCGCGGGCGCGCGGAGGACCTGGCGCTCATGCACGAGGTGGGCAAGGCCCTGGCCGCCACGCTGGAGCCCGCCGCATTGCTGTCCACGGGCGTCACCAGCCTGGCGCGCATCGTGGACACGCCAGACGCCTACGTGATGCTGCCGGACGCCAGCGGCGAGCGGCTCATCGTCCGCGCGGCGACGGGCGGACATCCGGCCATGGTGGGCCAGTCCATCCCCGTGGAGCCGCCGCCGCACTCCTTCACCGCGGAGGTGTTCCGCACGCGGCAGCCGCTGCGCGTGGAGGATGCGCGGGAGGACCGGCGCGGACACGAGGAGCTGCTGCGCATCTCCGAGGGGTTGGCTTTCCTCGTGCTGCCGCTGGCCGTGCACGAGCGCATGGTGGGCGTGGCCATGGTGGTGGAGACGCGGCGGACGCGGCGCTTCACCGCCGCGGAGGTCGAGCGGGCCGGAGCCATCGCCAGCCAGTTGTCGCTCGCGCTCGAGGGCGCGCGACTGGTGGAGGACTTGAAGAAGAGCTACGCGGAGCTGGCGCGGGCGCAAGCGCAGCTCGTGCACCGCGAGCGACTGGCCGCGCTGGGCGAGCTGTCCGCGGTCGTGGCCCATGAAGTTCGCAATCCCCTGGGCGCCATCTTCAACTCGGTGGCGACCATCCGGCGCATCGTCGGACCGGAGAGCCCCGCCTCGCCGCTGGTGGACATCGTGGGAGAAGAGGCGGACCGCCTCAATCGCATCGTCGCGGACCTGCTCACCTTCGCGCGGCCCCCCTCGCCCCATCCGTATCCCGTGTCGGTGTCGCAGCTGCTGGAGGAGTCGGTGCGCGGTGCGCTCTCGGACCAGGGCGCGCCTCGCGACCTCGCGGTGCGCGTGGAGTGGAACGTGGCGACCGACGTTCCGCCCGTGACGGTGGATGAGCGGCTGATGCGTCAGGCGTTCCTCAACCTGGCCCTCAATGCCGTGCAGGCCATGCCCCACGGCGGGACGCTGAGCGTGTCCGCGAGCCGCGCGTTCCTGGACCGAGACGGCGTGCAGGTGGACTTCACCGACACGGGCGGCGGCATCCCCGTGGATGTGCGCCCGCGCATCTTCGAGCCCTTCTTCACCACCAAGGCGCAGGGCACGGGCCTGGGCCTCGCGGTGGTCAAACGCATCGTCGAGTCACACCTGGGGCAGCTCTCGCTCGTGTCGACTGGCGCCGACGGCACGACCTTCAGGCTCTTCCTGCCGGTGGACGCGCCCGCGCCCGGATAA